A single genomic interval of Gallus gallus isolate bGalGal1 chromosome 10, bGalGal1.mat.broiler.GRCg7b, whole genome shotgun sequence harbors:
- the MAN2A2 gene encoding alpha-mannosidase 2x isoform X2: MKLKKQVTVCGAAIFCVAVFSLYLMLDRVQHDPARHQSGGNFPRSQISVLQNRIEQLEQLLEENHEIISHIKDSVLELTAHADGQPPPPRRDNGSWALPPESRPSFLAVSPQDCQFALGAKGESPDLQMLAVYSLLPFDNQDGGVWKQGFDITYEPSEWDAEPLQVFVVPHSHNDPGWIKTFDKYYYDQTQHILNSMVLKMQEDPRRRFIWSEISFFSKWWDNISAQKRAAVRRLVGNGQLEMVTGGWVMPDEANSHYFAMIDQLIEGHQWLEKNIGVTPRSGWAVDPFGHSSTMPYLLKRSNLTGMVIQRVHYAIKKHFAATQNLEFMWRQTWDPESSTDIFCHMMPFYSYDVPHTCGPDPKICCQFDFKRLPGGRINCPWKVPPRAITEANVAERAQLLLDQYRKKSKLYRSKVLLVPLGDDFRYDKPQEWDAQFLNYQRIFDFLNAQPQLHVQAQFGTLSDYFDALYKRVGIVPGMRPPGFPVLSGDFFSYADREDHYWTGYYTSRPFYKSLDRVLEAHLRGAELLFSLALAHARRAGADSRYPLSDYSLLSSARRNLGLFQHHDAITGTAKEAVVVDYGVRLLHSLTNLKRVIINAAHYLVLGDKDTYHYDPATPFLSTDDTRLNQDSLPERTVVKLDASPRFLVVFNPLEQERLSLVPLLVDSPHVCVLSEDGQPLPAQLSAQWGSATDVVPDVYRLSILARLPALGLRVLQLQKSFDSHTTLQSSVRLYLHGRDVIVRKQEAVPVQVFPAAPDDFCLENQHLRGCFSGSSGLLQSLRRAGEEREQRVSTEFFIYGTRTSKDKSGAYLFLPDGEAKPYAPKDPPIVRVMEGPLFSEVSSYYQHVQTTVRLYNVPGVEGLSLDVSCLVDIRDHVNKELALRFSTDIESDDTFFTDLNGFQIQPRRYQQKLPLQANFYPMPTMAYIQDTQSRLTLHTAQALGVSSLGSGQLEVILDRRLMQDDNRGLGQGLKDNKRTCNRFRLLLERRSSANKSSGFFSKLASVLKALGFPGARTGSPEVQDGRPVSFPSLLSHFTSMHLNAEALVLPVAQQPAPPALRSFAPLSTTLPCDFHILNLRTLQAEDDSLPSAEAALILHRKGFDCSLEAKNLGFNCTTSQGQLALGSLFQGLELGSLQPTSLTLMYPLGTASNSTNIQLHPMEIATFRVRLG, translated from the exons ATGAAGCTGAAGAAGCAGGTGACAGTGTGTGGAGCTGCCATCTTCTGCGTGGCCGTCTTCTCCCTCTACCTGATGCTGGACCGCGTGCAGCACGACCCCGCGCGCCACCAGAGCGGGGGGAACTTCCCCCGG AGCCAGATCTCGGTGCTGCAGAACCGCATcgagcagctggagcagctgctggaggagaacCACGAGATCATCAGCCACATCAAGGACTCGGTGCTGGAGCTGACGGCGCACGCCGACGGGCAGCCCCCGCCGCCACGCCGCGACAACGGCTCCTGGGCGCTGCCCCCAGAGAGCCGCCCCAGCTTCCTCGCCGTGTCCCCGCAGGACTGCCAGTTTGCCCTGGGGGCCAAAGGCGAGAGCCCCGACCTGCAG ATGCTGGCCGTGTACTCCCTGCTGCCCTTCGATAACCAGGATGGAGGTGTTTGGAAGCAGGGCTTCGACATCACCTATGAGCCCAGTGAGTGGGACGCTGAGCCCCTGCAGGTGTTTGTGGTGCCGCATTCCCACAACGACCCCG GCTGGATCAAGACCTTTGACAAGTACTACTACGACCAGACACAGCACATCCTCAACAGCATGGTGCTGAAGATGCAGGAGGACCCGCGCCGGCGCTTCATCTGGTCTGAGATCTCCTTCTTCTCCAAGTGGTGGGATAACATCAGTGCCCAGAAGCGGGCTGCTGTGCGGAG GCTGGTGGGAAATGGGCAGCTGGAGATGGTGACAGGTGGCTGGGTGATGCCCGATGAGGCGAATTCCCACTACTTTGCCATGATCGACCAGCTAATCGAGGGGCACCAGTGGCTGGAGAAGAACATTG GTGTGACACCGCGCTCGGGCTGGGCCGTCGACCCCTTTGGGCACAGCTCCACCATGCCCTACCTGTTGAAGCGCTCCAACCTGACGGGCATGGTCATCCAGCGCGTGCACTACGCCATCAAGAAGCACTTTGCTGCCACCCAGAACCTGGAGTTCATGTGGAGACAGACGTGGG ACCCTGAATCCAGCACGGACATCTTCTGCCACATGATGCCCTTCTACAGCTACGATGTGCCCCACACCTGCGGGCCAGACCCCAAAATCTGCTGCCAGTTCGACTTTAAGCGCCTGCCGGGCGGCCGCATCAACTGTCCCTGGAAGGTGCCGCCCCGCGCCATCACTGAGGCCAACGTGGCGGAGCG agctcagctcctgctggacCAGTACCGCAAGAAATCCAAGCTGTACCgcagcaaagtgctgctggtGCCCCTGGGAGACGATTTCCGCTATGACAAACCACAGGAGTGGGACGCTCAATTCCTCAACTACCAGCGCATCTTCGACTTCCTCAACGCCCAGCCGCAGCTCCACGTGCAG GCGCAGTTTGGGACGCTGTCTGATTACTTTGATGCCCTGTACAAGAGGGTGGGCATCGTGCCGGGGATGAGGCCGCCCGGCTTCCCTGTGCTGAGTGGGGATTTCTTCTCCTACGCGGACCGGGAGGACCACTACTGGACAGGCTACTACACCTCCCGGCCCTTCTACAAGAGTCTGGACCGCGTGCTGGAGGCACACCTCCG GGGGGCAGAGCTCCTGTTCAGCCTGGCATTGGCCCATGCACGCCGCGCCGGCGCCGACAGCCGCTATCCGCTGTCCGACTACAGCCTGCTGAGCAGCGCCCGCCGCAACCTGGGGCTCTTCCAGCACCACGACGCCATCACCGGCACCGCCAAGGAGGCCGTGGTGGTTGACTACGGAGTGCG gCTGCTGCATTCCCTCACCAACCTGAAGCGTGTCATCATCAATGCCGCACATTACCTGGTGCTGGGGGACAAGGACACGTATCACTATGACCCTGCCACACCTTTCCTCAGCACG GACGACACGCGCCTCAACCAGGACTCGCTCCCGGAAAGAACGGTTGTCAAACTGGACGCCTCACCGCG GttcctggtggtgttcaacCCGCTGGAGCAGGAGCGCCTGAGCCTGGTGCCGCTGCTGGTGGACTCCCcgcatgtgtgtgtgctgtcTGAGGACGGGCAGCCGCTGCCTGCCCAGCTCTCTGCACAATGGGGCTCTGCCACAGATGTGGTGCCTGATGTCTACCGG CTCTCCATCCTTGCCCGCCTGCCTGCGCTTGGGCTGcgtgtgctgcagctgcagaagtcCTTTGACAGCCACACCACGCTGCAGTCCTCTGTGCGTCTGTACCTGCACGGCCGAGATGTGATTGTGCGCAAGCAGGAGGCCGTCCCTGTGCAGGTCTTCCCAGCCGCCCCTGATGACTTCTGCCTGGAAAACCAGCACCTGCGTGGCTGCTTCTCAGGGAGCTCAGGCCTGCTGCAG AGCCTCCGCCGTGCTGGGGAGGAGCGGGAGCAGCGGGTGAGCACCGAGTTCTTCATCTACGGCACCCGGACTTCCAAGGACAAAAGTGGAGCCTATCTCTTCCTGCCTGATGGCGAGGCCAAG CCCTACGCCCCCAAGGACCCCCCCATTGTGCGAGTGATGGAGGGTCCGCTCTTCTCTGAGGTTTCCAGCTACTACCAGCATGTCCAGACCACGGTGCGGCTCTACAATGTGCCAG GGGTGGAGGGGCTGTCCCTGGATGTGTCGTGCCTGGTGGACATCCGTGACCATGTCAACAAGGAGCTGGCCCTGCGCTTCAGCACCGACATCGAGAGCGACGACACCTTCTTCACAGACCTCAACGGCTTCCAG ATCCAGCCCCGCAGATACCAGCAGAAGCTGCCGCTGCAGGCCAACTTCTACCCCATGCCCACCATGGCCTACATCCAGGACACGCAGAGCCGCCTGACGCTGCACACAGCCCAGGCCCTGGGGGTCTCCAGCCTGGGCAGCG GCCAGCTGGAGGTGATCCTGGACCGGCGCCTCATGCAGGACGACAACCGAGGCCTGGGCCAAGGGCTGAAAGACAACAAGCGGACCTGCAACCGGTTCCGCCTCCTCCTGGAGCGCCGCAGCAGCGCCAATAAG AGCTCCGGCTTCTTTTCCAAACTGGCCTCCGTGCTTAAAGCCTTGGGCTTCCCCGGCGCCAGGACCGGCAGCCCCGAG GTACAGGACGGCCGCCCGGTCAGCTTCCCCTCGCTGCTGAGCCACTTCACCTCCATGCACCTGAATGCCGAGGCCCTGGTCCTGCCGGTAGCCCAACAGCCAGCCCCGCCGGCCCTGCGCTCCTTCGCACCCCTCTCCACAACCCTCCCCTGCGACTTCCACATCCTCAACCTGCGGacgctgcaggcagag GACGACTCGCTGCCCTCGGCTGAGGCAGCCCTGATCCTGCACCGCAAAGGCTTTGACTGCAGCCTGGAGGCCAAGAATCTGGGGTTTAACTGCACCACCAGCCAGGGCCAG ctggcgctgggcagcctgttccaggggctggagctgggctcCTTGCAGCCCACCTCGCTGACCCTGATGTACCCGCTGGGCACGGCCTCCAACAGCACCAACATCCAACTACATCCCATGGAAATTGCCACTTTCCGCGTCCGCCTGGGGTAG
- the MAN2A2 gene encoding alpha-mannosidase 2x isoform X1 — MKLKKQVTVCGAAIFCVAVFSLYLMLDRVQHDPARHQSGGNFPRSQISVLQNRIEQLEQLLEENHEIISHIKDSVLELTAHADGQPPPPRRDNGSWALPPESRPSFLAVSPQDCQFALGAKGESPDLQMLAVYSLLPFDNQDGGVWKQGFDITYEPSEWDAEPLQVFVVPHSHNDPGWIKTFDKYYYDQTQHILNSMVLKMQEDPRRRFIWSEISFFSKWWDNISAQKRAAVRRLVGNGQLEMVTGGWVMPDEANSHYFAMIDQLIEGHQWLEKNIGVTPRSGWAVDPFGHSSTMPYLLKRSNLTGMVIQRVHYAIKKHFAATQNLEFMWRQTWDPESSTDIFCHMMPFYSYDVPHTCGPDPKICCQFDFKRLPGGRINCPWKVPPRAITEANVAERAQLLLDQYRKKSKLYRSKVLLVPLGDDFRYDKPQEWDAQFLNYQRIFDFLNAQPQLHVQAQFGTLSDYFDALYKRVGIVPGMRPPGFPVLSGDFFSYADREDHYWTGYYTSRPFYKSLDRVLEAHLRGAELLFSLALAHARRAGADSRYPLSDYSLLSSARRNLGLFQHHDAITGTAKEAVVVDYGVRLLHSLTNLKRVIINAAHYLVLGDKDTYHYDPATPFLSTDDTRLNQDSLPERTVVKLDASPRFLVVFNPLEQERLSLVPLLVDSPHVCVLSEDGQPLPAQLSAQWGSATDVVPDVYRLSILARLPALGLRVLQLQKSFDSHTTLQSSVRLYLHGRDVIVRKQEAVPVQVFPAAPDDFCLENQHLRGCFSGSSGLLQSLRRAGEEREQRVSTEFFIYGTRTSKDKSGAYLFLPDGEAKPYAPKDPPIVRVMEGPLFSEVSSYYQHVQTTVRLYNVPGVEGLSLDVSCLVDIRDHVNKELALRFSTDIESDDTFFTDLNGFQIQPRRYQQKLPLQANFYPMPTMAYIQDTQSRLTLHTAQALGVSSLGSGQLEVILDRRLMQDDNRGLGQGLKDNKRTCNRFRLLLERRSSANKVQDGRPVSFPSLLSHFTSMHLNAEALVLPVAQQPAPPALRSFAPLSTTLPCDFHILNLRTLQAEDDSLPSAEAALILHRKGFDCSLEAKNLGFNCTTSQGQLALGSLFQGLELGSLQPTSLTLMYPLGTASNSTNIQLHPMEIATFRVRLG; from the exons ATGAAGCTGAAGAAGCAGGTGACAGTGTGTGGAGCTGCCATCTTCTGCGTGGCCGTCTTCTCCCTCTACCTGATGCTGGACCGCGTGCAGCACGACCCCGCGCGCCACCAGAGCGGGGGGAACTTCCCCCGG AGCCAGATCTCGGTGCTGCAGAACCGCATcgagcagctggagcagctgctggaggagaacCACGAGATCATCAGCCACATCAAGGACTCGGTGCTGGAGCTGACGGCGCACGCCGACGGGCAGCCCCCGCCGCCACGCCGCGACAACGGCTCCTGGGCGCTGCCCCCAGAGAGCCGCCCCAGCTTCCTCGCCGTGTCCCCGCAGGACTGCCAGTTTGCCCTGGGGGCCAAAGGCGAGAGCCCCGACCTGCAG ATGCTGGCCGTGTACTCCCTGCTGCCCTTCGATAACCAGGATGGAGGTGTTTGGAAGCAGGGCTTCGACATCACCTATGAGCCCAGTGAGTGGGACGCTGAGCCCCTGCAGGTGTTTGTGGTGCCGCATTCCCACAACGACCCCG GCTGGATCAAGACCTTTGACAAGTACTACTACGACCAGACACAGCACATCCTCAACAGCATGGTGCTGAAGATGCAGGAGGACCCGCGCCGGCGCTTCATCTGGTCTGAGATCTCCTTCTTCTCCAAGTGGTGGGATAACATCAGTGCCCAGAAGCGGGCTGCTGTGCGGAG GCTGGTGGGAAATGGGCAGCTGGAGATGGTGACAGGTGGCTGGGTGATGCCCGATGAGGCGAATTCCCACTACTTTGCCATGATCGACCAGCTAATCGAGGGGCACCAGTGGCTGGAGAAGAACATTG GTGTGACACCGCGCTCGGGCTGGGCCGTCGACCCCTTTGGGCACAGCTCCACCATGCCCTACCTGTTGAAGCGCTCCAACCTGACGGGCATGGTCATCCAGCGCGTGCACTACGCCATCAAGAAGCACTTTGCTGCCACCCAGAACCTGGAGTTCATGTGGAGACAGACGTGGG ACCCTGAATCCAGCACGGACATCTTCTGCCACATGATGCCCTTCTACAGCTACGATGTGCCCCACACCTGCGGGCCAGACCCCAAAATCTGCTGCCAGTTCGACTTTAAGCGCCTGCCGGGCGGCCGCATCAACTGTCCCTGGAAGGTGCCGCCCCGCGCCATCACTGAGGCCAACGTGGCGGAGCG agctcagctcctgctggacCAGTACCGCAAGAAATCCAAGCTGTACCgcagcaaagtgctgctggtGCCCCTGGGAGACGATTTCCGCTATGACAAACCACAGGAGTGGGACGCTCAATTCCTCAACTACCAGCGCATCTTCGACTTCCTCAACGCCCAGCCGCAGCTCCACGTGCAG GCGCAGTTTGGGACGCTGTCTGATTACTTTGATGCCCTGTACAAGAGGGTGGGCATCGTGCCGGGGATGAGGCCGCCCGGCTTCCCTGTGCTGAGTGGGGATTTCTTCTCCTACGCGGACCGGGAGGACCACTACTGGACAGGCTACTACACCTCCCGGCCCTTCTACAAGAGTCTGGACCGCGTGCTGGAGGCACACCTCCG GGGGGCAGAGCTCCTGTTCAGCCTGGCATTGGCCCATGCACGCCGCGCCGGCGCCGACAGCCGCTATCCGCTGTCCGACTACAGCCTGCTGAGCAGCGCCCGCCGCAACCTGGGGCTCTTCCAGCACCACGACGCCATCACCGGCACCGCCAAGGAGGCCGTGGTGGTTGACTACGGAGTGCG gCTGCTGCATTCCCTCACCAACCTGAAGCGTGTCATCATCAATGCCGCACATTACCTGGTGCTGGGGGACAAGGACACGTATCACTATGACCCTGCCACACCTTTCCTCAGCACG GACGACACGCGCCTCAACCAGGACTCGCTCCCGGAAAGAACGGTTGTCAAACTGGACGCCTCACCGCG GttcctggtggtgttcaacCCGCTGGAGCAGGAGCGCCTGAGCCTGGTGCCGCTGCTGGTGGACTCCCcgcatgtgtgtgtgctgtcTGAGGACGGGCAGCCGCTGCCTGCCCAGCTCTCTGCACAATGGGGCTCTGCCACAGATGTGGTGCCTGATGTCTACCGG CTCTCCATCCTTGCCCGCCTGCCTGCGCTTGGGCTGcgtgtgctgcagctgcagaagtcCTTTGACAGCCACACCACGCTGCAGTCCTCTGTGCGTCTGTACCTGCACGGCCGAGATGTGATTGTGCGCAAGCAGGAGGCCGTCCCTGTGCAGGTCTTCCCAGCCGCCCCTGATGACTTCTGCCTGGAAAACCAGCACCTGCGTGGCTGCTTCTCAGGGAGCTCAGGCCTGCTGCAG AGCCTCCGCCGTGCTGGGGAGGAGCGGGAGCAGCGGGTGAGCACCGAGTTCTTCATCTACGGCACCCGGACTTCCAAGGACAAAAGTGGAGCCTATCTCTTCCTGCCTGATGGCGAGGCCAAG CCCTACGCCCCCAAGGACCCCCCCATTGTGCGAGTGATGGAGGGTCCGCTCTTCTCTGAGGTTTCCAGCTACTACCAGCATGTCCAGACCACGGTGCGGCTCTACAATGTGCCAG GGGTGGAGGGGCTGTCCCTGGATGTGTCGTGCCTGGTGGACATCCGTGACCATGTCAACAAGGAGCTGGCCCTGCGCTTCAGCACCGACATCGAGAGCGACGACACCTTCTTCACAGACCTCAACGGCTTCCAG ATCCAGCCCCGCAGATACCAGCAGAAGCTGCCGCTGCAGGCCAACTTCTACCCCATGCCCACCATGGCCTACATCCAGGACACGCAGAGCCGCCTGACGCTGCACACAGCCCAGGCCCTGGGGGTCTCCAGCCTGGGCAGCG GCCAGCTGGAGGTGATCCTGGACCGGCGCCTCATGCAGGACGACAACCGAGGCCTGGGCCAAGGGCTGAAAGACAACAAGCGGACCTGCAACCGGTTCCGCCTCCTCCTGGAGCGCCGCAGCAGCGCCAATAAG GTACAGGACGGCCGCCCGGTCAGCTTCCCCTCGCTGCTGAGCCACTTCACCTCCATGCACCTGAATGCCGAGGCCCTGGTCCTGCCGGTAGCCCAACAGCCAGCCCCGCCGGCCCTGCGCTCCTTCGCACCCCTCTCCACAACCCTCCCCTGCGACTTCCACATCCTCAACCTGCGGacgctgcaggcagag GACGACTCGCTGCCCTCGGCTGAGGCAGCCCTGATCCTGCACCGCAAAGGCTTTGACTGCAGCCTGGAGGCCAAGAATCTGGGGTTTAACTGCACCACCAGCCAGGGCCAG ctggcgctgggcagcctgttccaggggctggagctgggctcCTTGCAGCCCACCTCGCTGACCCTGATGTACCCGCTGGGCACGGCCTCCAACAGCACCAACATCCAACTACATCCCATGGAAATTGCCACTTTCCGCGTCCGCCTGGGGTAG